Proteins found in one Paenibacillus dendritiformis genomic segment:
- a CDS encoding DEAD/DEAH box helicase, with amino-acid sequence MKEQGAWKVECLSRRQGGFLLHHGEFRRALRTFKHTLFGWHQPSFYGTMLDEAEEGRVSGIAVSPVMLLELAEEPISVRWAGIAWGDSFRIAASAAHIYAEVLRDGRYRPSFDLWKQGKRGWDLQLTMEERLALEALEQEGAALGDPGLARWFDDLMADAQTRRDDHPDVWRMIASVRPGIETLRLPERSAAWWEEADWLEAIGWVRDETPFRLMLRLDEPEEERAPWRLRVLLQDKQQPAVQLACAYIPEGRGYRAAAAEGQFPEAWQPYVDSRVHHETDKIIRLLPWLAPEEAGGGLKTLLTEAEAWRFLAEGSLVLTDAGILVAVPAWWQRARRLQTRLKAKLSGNGFTGTSYIGLEQMVQFDWKLAIGDSQFTEEQFRALLEEDRRLIYQDGQWVALNPEEAARIRRIMMKAERDGLSLGEVLELQLAAEREVLEEEDPLEREDAVRLELELNSYLQTFIDKLKHHDSIPLCEPPAGLRGELRSYQVQGFSWLAFMRRFGLGACLADDMGLGKTIQWIAYMLRIQEEEPEKVPSLLICPTSVMGNWQKELERFAPSLKVHLHYGLDRAKGEGFAAAVRQADVVITTYTLALKDREELRQIVWSSLCLDEAQNIKNPYAKQSVAIRKLQARHRIALTGTPIENHLTELWSIFDFLNPGYLGSLAHFRQTYILPIERTRDKEWMQLVQRLVQPFLLRRMKSDPDIQLNLPEKHEAKVYVPLTAEQASLYEQTLQDLFAPIERMEMLERRAHILAALTKLKQVCNHPAMLRKEGPAGWRPERSGKLVRLLEMLEELRSEGERCLIFTQYAETGRLLQAVLERELGERVPFLYGGVPKKERDRMVEQFQEESAAGAERASAFILSLKAGGTGLNLTAANHVFHYDRWWNPAVENQASDRAYRIGQTRNVQVHKLIALGTLEERIDDMIEQKLQLSEQVMSSGDKWITEMSTTELRELFALRSHWME; translated from the coding sequence ATGAAGGAACAGGGAGCTTGGAAGGTGGAATGCCTCTCCCGCCGGCAGGGCGGATTTCTGCTCCATCACGGGGAGTTCAGACGGGCCCTGCGGACGTTCAAGCATACGCTGTTTGGCTGGCACCAGCCTTCCTTTTACGGCACGATGCTGGACGAGGCGGAGGAAGGGCGCGTCTCGGGCATTGCCGTCTCTCCCGTCATGCTCCTGGAGCTGGCGGAAGAGCCGATCTCCGTCCGGTGGGCGGGGATTGCATGGGGAGACAGCTTCCGCATCGCGGCGTCGGCCGCCCATATCTATGCGGAAGTGCTGCGGGACGGCCGGTACCGGCCGTCATTTGACTTGTGGAAGCAGGGGAAGCGCGGCTGGGATCTGCAGCTGACGATGGAGGAGCGCCTGGCTCTGGAAGCGTTGGAGCAAGAGGGGGCCGCCCTCGGGGATCCGGGCCTGGCCCGCTGGTTCGACGACCTGATGGCTGACGCCCAGACCCGCCGTGACGATCATCCGGACGTATGGCGGATGATCGCGTCTGTGAGGCCGGGCATCGAGACGCTCCGCCTTCCCGAACGGTCTGCGGCCTGGTGGGAGGAGGCCGACTGGCTCGAGGCGATCGGCTGGGTGAGGGACGAGACGCCGTTCCGCCTCATGCTGCGGCTGGACGAGCCGGAGGAGGAGCGTGCTCCGTGGAGGCTGCGCGTGCTGCTTCAAGACAAGCAGCAGCCTGCCGTGCAGTTGGCCTGCGCCTATATTCCCGAAGGCCGGGGCTACCGGGCTGCCGCGGCGGAAGGCCAATTCCCGGAGGCATGGCAGCCCTATGTTGACAGCCGCGTGCATCATGAGACGGACAAAATCATCCGTCTCCTCCCTTGGCTCGCCCCGGAAGAGGCCGGCGGCGGGCTGAAGACGCTGCTGACCGAGGCGGAGGCGTGGCGGTTCCTCGCGGAGGGCAGCCTTGTTCTGACCGATGCGGGCATTCTGGTCGCCGTGCCGGCCTGGTGGCAGCGCGCGCGCCGCTTGCAGACGCGGCTGAAGGCGAAGCTGTCCGGGAACGGCTTCACCGGGACGTCCTATATCGGACTGGAGCAGATGGTGCAGTTCGACTGGAAGCTCGCCATCGGCGACTCGCAGTTCACGGAGGAGCAATTCCGCGCCCTGCTTGAAGAGGATCGGCGGTTAATTTATCAGGACGGACAATGGGTGGCGCTGAACCCGGAGGAAGCCGCGCGGATTCGGCGCATCATGATGAAGGCGGAGCGGGACGGCCTGTCGCTGGGCGAAGTGCTGGAACTGCAGCTGGCTGCCGAGCGGGAAGTACTGGAAGAGGAGGATCCGCTGGAGCGGGAGGATGCCGTTCGCCTGGAGCTGGAGCTGAACAGCTATCTTCAGACGTTCATCGACAAGCTGAAGCATCACGACTCCATTCCGCTGTGCGAACCGCCTGCCGGTCTGCGCGGCGAGCTGCGCAGCTACCAGGTCCAGGGCTTCTCCTGGCTTGCCTTCATGCGGCGCTTCGGGCTGGGCGCCTGTCTCGCCGACGATATGGGGCTGGGCAAGACGATTCAGTGGATTGCCTATATGCTTCGCATCCAAGAGGAGGAGCCGGAGAAGGTTCCGTCCCTGCTCATCTGCCCGACCTCGGTGATGGGGAATTGGCAGAAGGAACTGGAGCGCTTTGCGCCGAGCTTGAAGGTGCATTTGCATTACGGGCTGGATCGGGCCAAGGGAGAAGGCTTTGCCGCTGCGGTCCGGCAGGCGGATGTCGTCATTACGACGTATACGCTGGCGCTCAAGGATCGGGAGGAGCTGCGGCAGATCGTCTGGAGCTCCCTCTGTCTCGACGAAGCGCAAAATATCAAGAACCCGTATGCCAAGCAATCGGTGGCCATTCGCAAGCTGCAGGCCAGACACCGGATCGCCCTGACGGGAACGCCGATCGAGAATCATTTGACCGAGCTGTGGTCCATCTTCGATTTCTTGAACCCGGGCTACCTGGGGTCGCTTGCCCATTTCCGCCAGACCTACATTCTGCCGATCGAGCGGACTCGCGATAAGGAATGGATGCAGCTGGTGCAGCGGCTGGTGCAGCCGTTCCTGCTGCGGCGCATGAAGAGCGACCCGGACATCCAGCTCAATCTGCCGGAGAAGCACGAGGCGAAGGTGTATGTTCCGTTGACGGCGGAGCAGGCGTCCTTGTACGAGCAGACGCTGCAGGATCTGTTCGCGCCGATCGAGCGGATGGAGATGTTGGAGCGGCGCGCTCATATTCTCGCCGCCCTGACGAAGCTGAAGCAGGTGTGCAATCATCCCGCGATGCTGCGCAAGGAAGGGCCGGCCGGATGGAGGCCGGAACGCTCGGGCAAGCTGGTCCGCCTGCTGGAGATGCTGGAGGAGCTTCGCTCGGAAGGCGAGCGCTGCCTCATCTTCACGCAGTATGCGGAGACGGGCCGCCTGCTGCAGGCGGTGCTGGAGCGGGAGCTCGGCGAACGGGTGCCGTTCCTGTACGGCGGCGTGCCGAAGAAGGAGCGGGACCGGATGGTCGAGCAGTTCCAGGAGGAGAGCGCCGCAGGCGCCGAGCGCGCATCGGCCTTCATCCTCTCGCTGAAGGCCGGGGGCACGGGATTGAATCTGACGGCGGCCAATCATGTGTTCCACTATGATCGGTGGTGGAATCCGGCGGTCGAGAATCAGGCATCCGACCGGGCTTACCGCATCGGCCAGACCCGCAACGTTCAGGTGCACAAGCTCATTGCGCTTGGCACGCTGGAGGAGCGGATCGATGATATGATCGAGCAGAAGCTGCAGCTGAGCGAGCAGGTGATGAGCAGCGGCGACAAATGGATTACGGAAATGTCCACGACGGAGCTGCGCGAGCTGTTCGCCCTGCGGAGTCATTGGATGGAATAA
- a CDS encoding SOS response-associated peptidase: MCRRFSLTADLPDIIQQFEVDKVMIHYRHRYNISPTQTVPVVLQRHGVRVLDEYRWGMVPFWGKDSLNADIYSVQGNPAYWKVVERQRCIIPCSGFYYWRREGKKSFPVRTVLGGKDVFGVAGLYEQWKDAKGRAHSTCTLVMTRANDLVAEFDGRMPAILEREAIDAWLNPAVTEVEALARLLVPYDPARMTAYPVTVLVNNEEYETSDCIKEATDLKYAYVKP, encoded by the coding sequence ATGTGCAGAAGGTTCTCGCTCACGGCCGATTTGCCGGACATCATTCAACAATTTGAGGTCGACAAGGTCATGATTCATTACCGGCACCGCTATAATATCAGCCCCACCCAGACCGTTCCCGTCGTGCTGCAGCGGCATGGCGTGCGGGTGCTGGACGAATACCGCTGGGGAATGGTTCCGTTCTGGGGCAAAGACTCCTTGAATGCGGACATTTATTCCGTTCAGGGCAATCCGGCCTATTGGAAGGTTGTCGAGCGCCAACGCTGCATTATCCCGTGCAGCGGCTTCTATTATTGGCGGCGGGAAGGGAAGAAGAGCTTCCCTGTCCGGACGGTGCTCGGCGGCAAGGACGTATTCGGCGTGGCAGGGCTGTATGAGCAGTGGAAGGATGCCAAGGGGCGGGCCCATTCCACCTGCACGCTCGTTATGACGCGGGCCAACGATCTGGTGGCAGAGTTCGATGGTCGAATGCCGGCCATTCTGGAGCGGGAGGCGATCGACGCGTGGCTCAATCCGGCCGTGACCGAGGTCGAAGCGCTGGCCCGGCTCCTGGTGCCGTATGATCCCGCGCGCATGACGGCCTATCCTGTCACCGTCCTCGTCAATAACGAGGAGTACGAGACGTCGGATTGCATTAAGGAAGCGACGGATTTGAAATACGCCTACGTGAAGCCGTAA
- a CDS encoding DNA-3-methyladenine glycosylase — MEREEDIRSQVDAAGNAGYTIFRPLEPGERLPRSLYRMDAVSLAQALLGMVLVRRSAAGIIRSRIVETEAYVGPEDKGCHAYGGLRTARTEPMFADGGTSYVYFIYGMYHCLNVVAEQKDKPEAVLIRAVAPCTPEDEARMRSFRAIRSRKPADLCNGPGKLCMALNIDKSCNALDLTVSEELWLEAGVCPGADGIVAAPRINIPYAEEFADKLWRYYIQGDPYVSVVDKEAVPLWKAMQAER; from the coding sequence ATGGAGCGAGAAGAGGACATAAGAAGTCAGGTCGATGCAGCAGGCAACGCCGGATATACGATATTTCGCCCGTTGGAGCCCGGGGAGCGGTTGCCACGGTCCCTCTACCGGATGGACGCCGTGTCGCTGGCGCAGGCCTTGCTCGGCATGGTGCTCGTCCGGCGCTCGGCGGCAGGCATCATTCGCAGCCGGATCGTGGAGACGGAGGCCTATGTGGGCCCCGAGGACAAGGGCTGCCACGCTTACGGCGGTTTGCGGACCGCCCGGACGGAGCCGATGTTCGCGGATGGCGGAACTTCGTATGTCTATTTTATTTATGGCATGTATCATTGCCTGAATGTGGTCGCGGAGCAGAAGGACAAGCCGGAGGCGGTGCTTATTCGGGCTGTGGCCCCCTGCACGCCGGAGGACGAAGCGAGGATGCGCTCGTTCCGCGCGATCCGATCCCGCAAGCCGGCCGACCTGTGCAACGGCCCCGGCAAGCTCTGTATGGCGCTCAATATCGATAAGAGCTGCAATGCCCTGGATTTGACGGTCAGCGAGGAACTGTGGCTCGAAGCGGGGGTCTGCCCGGGCGCGGATGGCATCGTGGCCGCCCCGCGCATCAATATTCCGTATGCGGAAGAGTTCGCAGACAAGCTGTGGCGTTATTACATACAGGGCGATCCCTATGTCTCCGTTGTTGATAAGGAGGCCGTGCCGCTGTGGAAGGCGATGCAGGCGGAGCGGTAG
- a CDS encoding ArsR/SmtB family transcription factor, which yields MNLLEEKRQQADMNGSGTSKDDVCDIVCYDAEKIRQLQGRVQEDEVQGMAQMFKALSDPTRMKMAWLLDEGGELCVCDMSILTKQSIATTSHHLRLMKSLGIATSRKEGKNVFYSLADHHIRTLIRMTLEHMREEHCHEDTGAGENRS from the coding sequence ATGAACTTGTTGGAAGAGAAGCGGCAGCAGGCCGATATGAATGGCTCCGGAACAAGCAAAGACGACGTGTGCGATATTGTATGCTATGACGCGGAGAAGATTCGGCAGCTGCAAGGACGCGTACAGGAGGATGAGGTTCAAGGGATGGCGCAGATGTTCAAGGCGCTGTCCGATCCGACGCGGATGAAGATGGCGTGGCTGCTGGATGAGGGCGGCGAGCTGTGCGTATGCGACATGTCTATTCTGACGAAGCAGTCGATTGCGACCACGTCGCATCATTTGCGCTTGATGAAGTCGCTGGGGATCGCGACCTCGCGCAAGGAAGGGAAGAATGTCTTTTATTCCCTGGCCGACCACCATATTCGGACCTTAATTCGCATGACATTGGAGCATATGAGGGAGGAACATTGCCATGAAGACACAGGAGCGGGAGAGAACAGAAGTTGA